One region of Armigeres subalbatus isolate Guangzhou_Male chromosome 3, GZ_Asu_2, whole genome shotgun sequence genomic DNA includes:
- the LOC134226079 gene encoding arrestin domain-containing protein 4-like: MTITCDIRYDNNPQGIFYVGQTLSGSVVLQASEPEPVNVITVKIEGFTVVQWTERRPPHGKRHRSRQFNGRQDYFNTLINLLGTEHAPAITIPQGTNVYKFSCSLPDSLPTSFEGQYGHIRYTITVVIERPSQQDTTYREAFTVLRNVNLNDTPSLRDPKMIELSKTSGWWIFKSDPMDITVEIPCTGYVSGQSIPVVVRWKNNNAAIRGIRIKLHKHETYSATEPYEKSRTDSHSTVKIENRDHQQDVDGTFERSLLIPSLPPSSVSPLIVIAYELTVYVHLSADDIPSFKVPITIGTIPLVALPPSARPPPPSGGDDPDQPPGYPPSYGFKFDGVPSDGPADKAGSSSASTTTAATGSTLVPDATSSAPMQQHDLPPPTYEEAMSTVTNTDGDEGPAPMDPNKPFIPLYPVYNFGDPGSGQQ; encoded by the exons ATGACAATTACGTGCGACATACGCTATGACAACAATCCGCAGGGTATATTCTACGTTGGCCAAACGCTATCCGGAAGTGTCGTTCTACAAGCGTCCGAACCAGAACCCGTCAATG TTATCACCGTGAAAATCGAAGGATTTACCGTAGTGCAATGGACCGAAAGACGTCCCCCACATGGCAAACGGCACCGATCACGGCAATTCAATGGGCGTCAAGACTACTTTAATACGCTCATCAACCTGCTGGGTACAGAACATGCCCCAGCCATCACAATACCTCAAGGAACAAATGTCTACAAATTCAGTTGCTCATTGCCCGACTCACTTCCAACATCCTTTGAAGGACAGTACGGTCACATTCGATACACCATAACGGTTGTTATTGAAAGACCTTCTCAACAGGATACGACATATCGCGAAGCATTCACAGTTCTTCGCAACGTTAACCTTAACGACACTCCTTCTCTGAGAGATCCAAAAATGATAGAACTGAGCAAAACTTCCGGTTGGTGGATCTTCAAATCCGATCCCATGGATATTACCGTCGAGATTCCTTGCACCGGTTACGTCTCCGGTCAAAGTATTCCTGTAGTGGTCCGATGGAAAAACAACAATGCAGCTATCCGAGGTATCCGCATCAAATTGCACAAACACGAGACCTATTCAGCTACAGAGCCTTACGAAAAGTCCAGAACCGACTCACACAGTACGGTAAAAATCGAAAACCGAGACCACCAGCAGGATGTGGACGGCACATTTGAACGGAGTCTACTGATTCCATCGCTGCCACCGAGCAGCGTTAGTCCACTCATTGTCATAGCTTACGAACTGACAGTTTATGTACATCTTTCGGCCGACGACATTCCTTCGTTCAAAGTACCGATTACGATCGGGACAATTCCGTTGGTGGCGTTGCCTCCATCCGCTAGACCGCCACCGCCCTCAGGCGGGGATGATCCCGATCAACCACCCGGCTACCCACCATCGTACGGGTTCAAGTTCGATGGAGTCCCATCGGATGGACCCGCCGATAAAGCCGGTAGCTCGAGTGCGTCCACGACGACTGCTGCCACCGGATCGACCCTTGTACCCGATGCGACAAGTAGTGCACCAATGCAGCAGCATGATCTAC CACCACCCACATACGAGGAAGCAATGAGCACCGTGACTAACACAGATGGAGACGAAGGTCCAGCCCCTATGGATCCCAACAAACCATTCATCCCTCTGTATCCAGTATACAACTTTGGTGACCCAGGTTCAGGGCAgcaataa
- the LOC134226080 gene encoding arrestin domain-containing protein 3-like encodes MSTSCEIKFDENPYGVYFPGQTLSGTVELRLAELVKVKGVALQIKGVAEVRWSETSGVGKKRRTVHYHGRQDYMNSTTYLAGSKDSNSIELLPGIHTYRFSCVLPINLVTSLEAEYGHIRYTVKVILERVWNTDHSYKVAFTVLRHVNLNEENYDVRQPTKMAKHKTFCCGPCSSAPMLITAETPISGYVSGQTIAVRIEVDNQSNKNLEEISTKLLRVVSFISQTPYTRVKNLSTVVAAVRGIGVAKHSKTSYEQLLYIPPLPSTSKTCQVLTVNYVVEVEGKISGPVINPKIQLPITLGTIPLTTNAIPDFESVPNTTTPITVQPTTSDPDDQAPALPTDLPPPSYEEVVHGGGGANIQEEGETNEIGWREYTPRYMVYRFSETEPTAAVMAPPPQVSELDTKRAIMEKY; translated from the exons ATGTCCACTAGctgtgaaattaaattcgatGAGAATCCTTACGGAGTTTACTTCCCGGGTCAAACCTTATCCGGAACTGTGGAACTTCGGTTGGCTGAGCTGGTCAAGGTGAAAG GTGTTGCTCTTCAAATCAAGGGTGTTGCTGAGGTACGATGGTCCGAGACCTCTGGTGTTGGGAAGAAACGTCGCACAGTACATTATCATGGTCGCCAAGATTACATGAACTCCACTACCTATTTGGCTGGCTCCAAAGATAGTAATAGTATTGAATTGCTGCCAGGAATCCATACATATCGCTTTTCGTGTGTTCTACCAATCAACCTAGTCACATCACTGGAAGCAGAATATGGTCACATTAGATACACGGTCAAAGTAATTCTAGAGCGTGTCTGGAATACGGATCATTCGTACAAAGTAGCATTCACAGTACTACGACACGTAAACCTAAACGAAGAGAATTACGATGTACGTCAACCAACCAAAATGGCAAAACATAAAACCTTCTGCTGTGGTCCATGTAGTTCCGCTCCTATGTTGATAACTGCTGAAACTCCAATTTCTGGGTATGTGTCCGGTCAGACCATAGCTGTTCGTATAGAAGTGGACAATCAAAGTAATAaaaatcttgaagaaatttccaccAAACTGCTACGTGTTGTATCGTTCATAAGCCAAACGCCATACACTCGTGTCAAGAACTTGTCTACAGTTGTAGCAGCAGTCCGGGGTATTGGAGTTGCCAAGCACAGCAAAACTAGCTACGAACAACTTCTCTACATTCCACCCTTGCCATCAACCAGCAAAACCTGTCAAGTTCTCACGGTGAACTACGTCGTAGAGGTGGAAGGAAAAATCTCCGGTCCGGTAATCAACCCAAAAATCCAACTCCCTATTACATTGGGTACGATACCGTTGACAACCAATGCAATTCCTGATTTTGAAAGCGTGCCAAATACGACAACTCCCATTACGGTACAGCCAACGACATCGGATCCAGATGATCAAGCTCCCGCCCTGCCTACGGATCTAC CCCCACCTAGTTACGAGGAGGTTGTTCATGGTGGCGGCGGGGCCAATATCCAGGAGGAAGGTGAAACAAATGAAATCGGTTGGAGGGAGTACACGCCAAGGTACATGGTGTATCGATTCAGTGAAACCGAACCGACTGCTGCAGTGATGGCACCACCACCACAAGTATCGGAGTTGGATACAAAACGAGCCATTatggaaaaatattga
- the LOC134226081 gene encoding arrestin domain-containing protein 3-like, whose product MSANCEIKFDDNPHGVYLPGQTLSGTVELCLKDTMKVKGVALQIKGIAEVKWSETSGTGNNRRTVQYRGRQDYINSTTYLIGSNDGSNIELPAGLHAYRFSCSLPTNLVTSLEAKKGHIRYTVKVILERSWKVDQSYKVAFTVLRNVNLNEENMEVRLPSKVTKQKNFLWGPFKSAPLLMIAETPISGYAPGQTIAVRVEVDNQSNRQMKGIIARLVQEVSLISQSPYTRVQPFPTVVAEDQCVGVEKRSKGSTIQYLNIPPLPPTNRTCQVLTVNYYVEVEGNISGPAFNPKIQIPITLGTIPLTTNAVPNFENEASTSTSIQVQTVAILPESLPPPSYEEAILACGNNIQEEGEINEIGWKEFSPRYMVYHFSEDCKKQPDYESKKAVLTR is encoded by the exons ATGTCTGCCAACTGCGAAATCAAATTCGATGACAATCCTCATGGAGTGTATCTACCGGGACAGACCCTATCCGGGACCGTAGAACTTTGTTTGAAGGATACAATGAAAGTGAAAG GAGTTGCTCTTCAAATTAAGGGCATAGCTGAGGTAAAATGGTCTGAGACCTCAGGTACTGGAAACAACCGTCGTACTGTTCAATATCGAGGCCGACAGGACTATATCAACTCTACAACGTATTTGATTGGGTCGAACGATGGATCCAATATCGAACTGCCTGCAGGGCTACACGCCTATCGGTTCTCATGTAGTTTGCCGACTAACCTGGTCACATCATTGGAAGCAAAAAAAGGTCATATTCGATACACGGTCAAAGTTATACTTGAGCGTTCCTGGAAAGTTGATCAATCGTACAAAGTAGCTTTTACAGTTCTACGGAACGTCAATCTGAACGAAGAAAACATGGAAGTACGTCTACCATCAAAAGTTACAAAGCAGAAAAATTTTCTCTGGGGACCTTTCAAATCCGCTCCGTTGTTGATGATAGCAGAGACTCCCATCTCCGGATACGCCCCAGGTCAAACCATAGCTGTTCGCGTCGAAGTCGACAACCAAAGCAATAGGCAAATGAAAGGAATTATCGCCAGACTAGTGCAAGAAGTATCCCTCATTAGTCAATCTCCGTACACCAGAGTCCAACCGTTTCCTACAGTAGTGGCGGAGGATCAGTGCGTCGGCGTTGAAAAGCGCAGCAAAGGCAGTACCATACAATATCTCAATATTCCACCTTTGCCTCCAACCAACAGGACATGCCAAGTTCTGACCGTCAACTACTATGTCGAGGTGGAAGGAAACATATCCGGCCCAGCTTTTAACCCCAAAATCCAGATCCCCATCACTTTGGGGACCATTCCGCTAACAACCAACGCAGTTccgaattttgaaaatgaagcaAGCACGTCGACCTCGATACAGGTCCAAACGGTGGCGATCTTGCCTGAGAGTTTAC CTCCACCCAGTTATGAGGAAGCGATTCTTGCTTGCGGAAACAATATTCAGGAAGAAGGTGAAATCAATGAGATTGGCTGGAAAGAGTTTAGTCCTCGGTACATGGTCTACCATTTCAGCGAAGATTGTAAAAAGCAACCAGATTACGAATCAAAAAAAGCAGTACTTACACGATGA
- the LOC134221452 gene encoding uncharacterized protein LOC134221452 translates to MKWLKPYIDKDRIIRVGGRLRNSTLSDYVKHPSVLSANYPLSTLLANYCGPFLLKATVRNRALTKAYVAIFVCFATRAVHIELVSDLTTAAFLVALRRVVARRGRIAELHSDNATTFKGASHALNRIYQMLKVDNNDWDRIFNWCAENEIRWKFIPPCAPHFGGLWEGAVKSAKKYLLKTVGNTNIAYEQMLTLLAQVEMCLNSRPLTSMPSEPSDLEVLTPGHFLVGTNLQAVPDADLRGIPDNRLEAYDVVQKHLQNIWAHWYPEYLQQLQSRATKRCNPPVTVEVGRIVVVKEDNIPPARWPLGRIMILHPGKEGSSAS, encoded by the exons ATGAAGTGGCTGAAGCCATACATCGACAAAGATCGCATTATTCGCGTCGGTGGCCGGCTGCGGAACTCCACACTCTCCGATTACGTCAAGCATCCTTCCGTACTCTCTGCCAATTACCCGCTGTCGACTCTGCTGGCTA ACTACTGTGGACCGTTCCTGCTGAAGGCAACCGTCCGCAATCGTGCTCTAACCAAGGCTTACGTGGCAATTTTCGTTTGCTTCGCCACGAGAGCCGTCCACATCGAGCTTGTTAGCGACCTCACTACAGCTGCTTTCCTGGTAGCCCTCCGTCGTGTGGTTGCTCGAAGAGGAAGAATCGCCGAGCTGCACTCGGACAATGCGACAACTTTCAAGGGTGCGTCACACGCACTCAACCGTATCTACCAGATGCTGAAGGTAGACAACAACGATTGGGATCGGATCTTCAATTGGTGTGCGGAGAACGAGATTCGGTGGAAGTTTATTCCGCCATGTGCACCGCACTTTGGCGGGCTTTGGGAGGGTGCAGTCAAGTCAGCGAAGAAGTATCTCCTGAAAACAGTAGGCAACACCAACATTGCCTATGAACAGATGTTGACTCTACTGGCACAGGTCGAAATGTGCCTCAATTCCCGTCCGCTGACTTCGATGCCGAGTGAACCGTCCGATCTGGAGGTCCTAACTCCAGGACACTTCCTCGTCGGGACCAACCTTCAAGCGGTACCCGATGCCGATTTGCGTGGAATTCCTGACAACCGTCTGGAAGCTTACGACGTGGTCCAGAAGCATCTCCAGAACATCTGGGCCCACTGGTACCCGGAGTACCTTCAACAGCTGCAGTCACGGGCAACGAAACGCTGCAATCCCCCGGTCACCGTTGAGGTGGGCCGCATCGTCGTCGTGAAGGAAGACAACATCCCTCCTGCTAGGTGGCCACTCGGGCGTATTATGATTCTGCACCCGGGCAAGGAGGGGTCGTCCGCGTCGTAA
- the LOC134221453 gene encoding uncharacterized protein LOC134221453, whose product MCCRWHRIQSTHFIPRICNLCTKDDPLEATLKKFWEIEDISEGPALSVEQDRCEKHYVATTTRDPFGRYIVSLPRTDNPDFVLGSSRDIADRRLMSVERRLEHDSAPKDAYHRFMDEYFQLGHMKKLDDPVDDDQTHCYVPHHAVFKESSTSTKEDLLSIVLRFRTCCVAIVADVEKMYRQMLHSPEDRKFLRIRFRTNSNDPIFTYELQTVTYGTASVPYLATRTVQQIARDNGNQFPAAVDPVIYDFLSGADDVDLQLK is encoded by the exons ATGTGCTGTCGCTGGCACCGCATCCAGTCAACACATTTTATTCCTCGGATCTGCAACCTTTGTACGAAAGATGATCCGTTAGAAGCTACGCTTAAGAAGTTCTGGGAAATCGAGGACATCTCCGAAGGACCAGCACTATCCGTTGAACAAGATCGTTGTGAGAAGCACTACGTAGCTACTACCACCCGCGATCCTTTTGGAAGGTATATCGTCAGTCTTCCTCGAACCGACAATCCCGATTTTGTCCTAGGAAGCTCAAGGGATATCGCCGATCGCCGTCTTATGAGTGTCGAGCGGCGTCTCGAACATGATTCTGCCCCCAAGGACGCATATCATCGTTTTATGGACGAATACTTCCAGTTAGGGCATATGAAGAAGCTTGACGATCCGGTAGACGACGATCAAACGCACTGCTACGTACCGCACCACGCCGTCTTCAAAGAGTCAAGCACATCTACAAAG GAGGATCTGCTCTCCATCGTGCTGCGTTTCCGCACTTGCTGCGTCGCTATTGTCGCCGACGTGGAGAAAATGTATCGGCAGATGCTCCACTCTCCGGAAGACCGCAAATTCCTACGGATTCGCTTCCGGACCAACTCCAATGACCCTATTTTCACTTACGAGCTGCAAACGGTGACCTACGGCACCGCGTCTGTTCCGTACCTTGCAACCAGGACTGTGCAGCAGATTGCACGCGACAATGGGAACCAGTTTCCAGCTGCAGTAGATCCAGTCATTTACGATTTCCTTTCGGGTGCTGATGACGTAGATCTGCAATTGAAGTGA